A DNA window from Strix uralensis isolate ZFMK-TIS-50842 unplaced genomic scaffold, bStrUra1 scaffold_218, whole genome shotgun sequence contains the following coding sequences:
- the LOC141938585 gene encoding uncharacterized protein LOC141938585: protein MTEKDVYQNPPLVKNLDSFYALLAKYGARPSPPGEEWARDNWANLQSVTDRVISIHNEARLRSGKGKAIICAVLGASLVAAIEDRSKRRSHEKQIIESLENLVQLLQKTISNLEDQLEKEEENRCLKDALREEFSKSAESLSEIEMMMEEVGVRQISQIYPQKELKEAKKRFRENPRVRPLIKAEYAYINDEDNDPHITTKEIPYTPTELAKMKREYGRLPKESETEYVWRVSLTGGDQIQLNEKEASGYWGHGVFLTTGDRRAPWSLTQRAAYWAGGLNPLDRGDPLAITGTIDQLLESVHKAACLQMIHERKLVPGCESPMMLSVNPEIMTPLIRGLPESLRSTGIDLQRTIASLDPVEKLESFINGRRDETNTGSDSPFNHSSTPSRSKHKKRWTWGDVAQELIDYSRKYGPVRTLEEKSKGIRQIGAKDLPLSVSKTATSSTDHAAVADYSHSKTGGGQPLTRQQWWALGIKKGVPRDIMDGLPLNKLSKLISRWYGPKQHPQHSPTNTETSPVTPTAPPVENTGDGKRSTEVMNVAPVRLMLPGEESTVTIYMVVGNIPTNLLGIDALKELEKIPKAKGVAVYQYIDDILVGGDKEEEVGMTQQNIISHLENLGLQIPPEKVQKPSQEDAEKRYTAWEKGLFVVSLALIEVEKITRQQPIVLRGPFKVIKAVSNGTPPPDGVAQRASQNEWEVNRIPVWQKDKWQEILSIASQGNFAVGWVASHQVDGGSAGEWNNKADELARLAPVQKDQITEDWERLLEWLHIKRKHTGAKDLYREALARARNQKNTEWPWTDAYFGHTGVMGKNPLGMNLATVIIYDNMTFRSDKWEMTNSIHTWTVERGKEIQIGCKIFNASDAKDPPPLTQITIKEISNGKMGSRIGQTH from the exons atgactgaaaaagatgtttatcaaaaccctccattagtaaaaaatcttgactcgttctatgcactcttggcaaagtatggagctcGACCCTCCCCACCCGGGGAAGAGTGGGCTCGAGACAATTgggcaaatttacagagtgtaacagaccgagtgatttccatacataatgaggctagattacggtcaggtaaaggcaaagcgataatctgtgcagtccttggagccagcctggtcgcagcaattgaagaccgctctaagcggcgtagccatgaaaaacaaatcatagaatcccttgaaaatttggtacaacttttgcagaaaacaatctccaacctggaagatcaatta gaaaaggaggaagaaaaccgCTGTCTAAAAGATGCCCtaagagaagaattttcaaaGTCTGCTGAATCACTGAGTGAGATAGAAATGATGATGGAAGAGGTAGGTGTTCGGCAAATAAGTCAAATATACCCTCAAAAGGAactaaaggaagcaaagaaacgcTTCAGGGAGAACCCCCGAGTTAGACCTTTGATTAAAGCAGAATATGCTTATATAAATGATGAGGATAACGACCCACATATTACCACCAAAGAGATACCATATACTCCCACCGAATTGGCCAAGATGAAAAGAGAGTATGGGCGCCTTCCCAAAGAATCCGAAACAGAGTATGTATGGCGCGTATCTCTAACCGGAGGGGACCAAATTCAGTTAAATGAAAAGGAGGCAAGTGGTTACTGGGGTCACGGTGTCTTTTTAACAACAGGGGATAGACGTGCCCCATGGTCCCTAACCCAGCGGGCTGCTTATTGGGCCGGAGGGTTGAACCCTTTAGACAGGGGGGATCCCCTGGCAATCACAGGCACAATAGATCAATTGCTAGAAAGTGTGCACAAAGCAGCCTGCCTGCAAATGATACATGAAAGGAAATTAGTCCCTGGATGTGAATCCCCGATGATGTTGTCTGTGAATCCTGAAATCATGACTCCTTTAATAAGGGGGCTCCCAGAGTCACTCAGATCTACCGGGATTGATCTCCAAAGAACCATAGCATCTTTGGACCCGGTAGAAAAGCTGGAGAGCTTTATAAATGGCAGGAGAGATGAAACCAATACTGGCTCAGATTCACCTTTCAATCATAGCTCAACTCCTTCCCgttcaaaacataaaaagaggTGGACATGGGGAGATGTAGCTCAGGAATTGATAGATTATAGCAGGAAATATGGTCCTGTGAGGACTCTGGAGGAAAAATCAAAAGGGATCCGTCAAATAGGAGCTAAAGATCTACCCCTTTCCGTTAGCAAGACTGCAACCTCTTCCACTGACCATGCTGCTGTTGCTGACTACTCCCACTCTAAAACAGGAGGAGGACAGCCCCTGACTCGACAACAGTGGTGGGCTTTGGGAATTAAAAAGGGAGTTCCCAGGGATATAATGGATGGTTTACCCCTTAATAAGCTGAGTAAACTAATATCAAGGTGGTATGGTCCGAAACAACACCCACAGCACTCACCGACAAATACAGAAACCTCTCCTGTCACGCCCACGGCCCCCCCTGTGGAGAACACGGGCGACGGGAAAA GGTCAACAGAGGTTATGAACGTTGCTCCGGTTAGGCTGATGCTACCGGGAGAGGAAAGCACGGTCACTATTTACATGGTGGTTGGAAACATTCCAACCAACTTGTTAGGAATAGATGCCCTCAAAG aactggagaaaataccaaaagccAAAGGCGTAGCTGTTTATCAGTATATTGATGATATTCTTGTGGGGGGAGATAAAGAAGAGGAGGTAGGAATGACCCAACAGAACATCATCTCCCATTTGGAGAACCTGGGTTTGCAAATTCCCCCAGAAAAGGTCCAAAAGCCATCACAAGAA GATGCCGAGAAGAGATATACTGCATGGGAGAAAGGTTTGTTTGTGGTTAGCCTGGCTCTCATAGAAGTGGAGAAAATCACACGTCAACAACCAATTGTGCTAAGAGGCCCGTTCAAAGTTATAAAAGCAGTCTCTAACGGGACCCCCCCTCCTGATGGGGTAGCCCAGAGAGCCTCG caaaatgaaTGGGAGGTTAACAGAATTCCAGTATGGCAAAAGGACAAGTGGCAAGAAATCTTGAGCATTGCCAGCCAAGGGAACTTTGCTGTGGGATGGGTAGCTTCTCATCAAGTAGATGGGGGCTCAGCAGGAGAATGgaacaacaaagctgatgaattaGCAAGACTAGCTCCTGTACAAAAGGACCAGATCACAGAAGACTGGGAACGTCTGTTAGAATGGTTGCATATAAAACGAAAACATACGGGAGCTAAAGATCTGTATCGTGAAGCCCTTGCTCGAG CCcgtaaccaaaagaatacagaatggccttggacagatgcctATTTTGGGCATACAGGCGTCATGGGAAAAAATCCATTGGGGATGAATTTGGCAACGGTCATAATATATGACAACATGACATTTCGATCAGACAAATGGGAAATGACAAATTCGATCCATACCTGGAcagttgaaagaggaaaagagatacAGATCGGTTGTAAAATCTTCAATGCAAGTGATGCAAAAGATCCGCCTCCCCTGACTCAAATCACCATCAAGGAAATTTCCAACGGAAAAATGGGATCCAGAATAGGCCAAACCCATT
- the LOC141938586 gene encoding uncharacterized protein LOC141938586, whose protein sequence is MTEKDVYQNPPLVKNLDSFYALLAKYGARPSPPGEEWARDNWANLQSVTDRVISIHNEARLRSGKGKAIICAVLGASLVAAIEDRSKRRSHEKQIIESLENLVQLLQKTISNLEDQLEKEEENRCLKDALREEFSKSAESLSEIEMMMEEVGVRQISQIYPQKELKEAKKRFRENPRVRPLIKAEYAYINDEDNDPHITTKEIPYTPTELAKMKREYGRLPKESETEYVWRVSLTGGDQIQLNEKEASGYWGHGVFLTTGDRRAPWSLTQRAAYWAGGLNPLDRGDPLAITGTIDQLLESVHKAACLQMIHERKLVPGCESPMMLSVNPEIMTPLIRGLPESLRSTGIDLQRTIASLDPVEKLESFINGRRDETNTGSDSPFNHSSTPSRSKHKKRWTWGDVAQELIDYSRKYGPVRTLEEKSKGIRQIGAKDLPLSVSKTATSSTDHAAVADYSHSKTGGGQPLTRQQWWALGIKKGVPRDIMDGLPLNKLSKLISRWYGPKQHPQHSPTNTETSPVTPTAPPVENTGDGKRSTEVMNVAPVRLMLPGEESTVTIYMVVGNIPTNLLGIDALKELEKIPKAKGVAVYQYIDDILVGGDKEEEVGMTQQNIISHLENLGLQIPPEKVQKPSQEDAEKRYTAWEKGLFVVSLALIEVEKITRQQPIVLRGPFKVIKAVSNGTPPPDGVAQRASQNEWEVNRIPVWQKDKWQEILSIASQGNFAVGWVASHQVDGGSAGEWNNKADELARLAPVQKDQITEDWERLLEWLHIKRKHTGAKDLYREALARARNQKNTEWPWTDAYFGHTGVMGKNPLGMNLATVIIYDNMTFRSDKWEMTNSIHTWTVERGKEIQIGCKIFNASDAKDPPPLTQITIKEISNGKMGSRIGQTHYLGPFSHSGKRRATQLLLRLWCN, encoded by the exons atgactgaaaaagatgtttatcaaaaccctccattagtaaaaaatcttgactcgttctatgcactcttggcaaagtatggagctcGACCCTCCCCACCCGGGGAAGAGTGGGCTCGAGACAATTgggcaaatttacagagtgtaacagaccgagtgatttccatacataatgaggctagattacggtcaggtaaaggcaaagcgataatctgtgcagtccttggagccagcctggtcgcagcaattgaagaccgctctaagcggcgtagccatgaaaaacaaatcatagaatcccttgaaaatttggtacaacttttgcagaaaacaatctccaacctggaagatcaatta gaaaaggaggaagaaaaccgCTGTCTAAAAGATGCCCtaagagaagaattttcaaaGTCTGCTGAATCACTGAGTGAGATAGAAATGATGATGGAAGAGGTAGGTGTTCGGCAAATAAGTCAAATATACCCTCAAAAGGAactaaaggaagcaaagaaacgcTTCAGGGAGAACCCCCGAGTTAGACCTTTGATTAAAGCAGAATATGCTTATATAAATGATGAGGATAACGACCCACATATTACCACCAAAGAGATACCATATACTCCCACCGAATTGGCCAAGATGAAAAGAGAGTATGGGCGCCTTCCCAAAGAATCCGAAACAGAGTATGTATGGCGCGTATCTCTAACCGGAGGGGACCAAATTCAGTTAAATGAAAAGGAGGCAAGTGGTTACTGGGGTCACGGTGTCTTTTTAACAACAGGGGATAGACGTGCCCCATGGTCCCTAACCCAGCGGGCTGCTTATTGGGCCGGAGGGTTGAACCCTTTAGACAGGGGGGATCCCCTGGCAATCACAGGCACAATAGATCAATTGCTAGAAAGTGTGCACAAAGCAGCCTGCCTGCAAATGATACATGAAAGGAAATTAGTCCCTGGATGTGAATCCCCGATGATGTTGTCTGTGAATCCTGAAATCATGACTCCTTTAATAAGGGGGCTCCCAGAGTCACTCAGATCTACCGGGATTGATCTCCAAAGAACCATAGCATCTTTGGACCCGGTAGAAAAGCTGGAGAGCTTTATAAATGGCAGGAGAGATGAAACCAATACTGGCTCAGATTCACCTTTCAATCATAGCTCAACTCCTTCCCgttcaaaacataaaaagaggTGGACATGGGGAGATGTAGCTCAGGAATTGATAGATTATAGCAGGAAATATGGTCCTGTGAGGACTCTGGAGGAAAAATCAAAAGGGATCCGTCAAATAGGAGCTAAAGATCTACCCCTTTCCGTTAGCAAGACTGCAACCTCTTCCACTGACCATGCTGCTGTTGCTGACTACTCCCACTCTAAAACAGGAGGAGGACAGCCCCTGACTCGACAACAGTGGTGGGCTTTGGGAATTAAAAAGGGAGTTCCCAGGGATATAATGGATGGTTTACCCCTTAATAAGCTGAGTAAACTAATATCAAGGTGGTATGGTCCGAAACAACACCCACAGCACTCACCGACAAATACAGAAACCTCTCCTGTCACGCCCACGGCCCCCCCTGTGGAGAACACGGGCGACGGGAAAA GGTCAACAGAGGTTATGAACGTTGCTCCGGTTAGGCTGATGCTACCGGGAGAGGAAAGCACGGTCACTATTTACATGGTGGTTGGAAACATTCCAACCAACTTGTTAGGAATAGATGCCCTCAAAG aactggagaaaataccaaaagccAAAGGCGTAGCTGTTTATCAGTATATTGATGATATTCTTGTGGGGGGAGATAAAGAAGAGGAGGTAGGAATGACCCAACAGAACATCATCTCCCATTTGGAGAACCTGGGTTTGCAAATTCCCCCAGAAAAGGTCCAAAAGCCATCACAAGAA GATGCCGAGAAGAGATATACTGCATGGGAGAAAGGTTTGTTTGTGGTTAGCCTGGCTCTCATAGAAGTGGAGAAAATCACACGTCAACAACCAATTGTGCTAAGAGGCCCGTTCAAAGTTATAAAAGCAGTCTCTAACGGGACCCCCCCTCCTGATGGGGTAGCCCAGAGAGCCTCG caaaatgaaTGGGAGGTTAACAGAATTCCAGTATGGCAAAAGGACAAGTGGCAAGAAATCTTGAGCATTGCCAGCCAAGGGAACTTTGCTGTGGGATGGGTAGCTTCTCATCAAGTAGATGGGGGCTCAGCAGGAGAATGgaacaacaaagctgatgaattaGCAAGACTAGCTCCTGTACAAAAGGACCAGATCACAGAAGACTGGGAACGTCTGTTAGAATGGTTGCATATAAAACGAAAACATACGGGAGCTAAAGATCTGTATCGTGAAGCCCTTGCTCGAG CCcgtaaccaaaagaatacagaatggccttggacagatgcctATTTTGGGCATACAGGCGTCATGGGAAAAAATCCATTGGGGATGAATTTGGCAACGGTCATAATATATGACAACATGACATTTCGATCAGACAAATGGGAAATGACAAATTCGATCCATACCTGGAcagttgaaagaggaaaagagatacAGATCGGTTGTAAAATCTTCAATGCAAGTGATGCAAAAGATCCGCCTCCCCTGACTCAAATCACCATCAAGGAAATTTCCAACGGAAAAATGGGATCCAGAATAGGCCAAACCCATT ATCTTGGTCCCTTCAGCCACTCGGGGAAGAGAAGGGCGACGCAGCTGctgttgcgtctgtggtgtaactaa